One region of Lytechinus pictus isolate F3 Inbred chromosome 8, Lp3.0, whole genome shotgun sequence genomic DNA includes:
- the LOC135155144 gene encoding G-protein coupled receptor GRL101-like isoform X3 — MCLGTNGESAKDTWFKRIEYLRLFMYQVNIIHGGAFSALSNLTFLDISNNNITTLRENAFSGLTKLYKLNIINNLIKHIERGAFAGLSSLHELELQTNFITDINRENLAGLGNLTWLYLQNNHLTNINERAFSELTELRVLYLSNNSIRSIRDSAFSELHQLLYLDISYNQIARIYHHSFHGLANLKYLLLLGSVPDELHKNAFDVLTSLVVVITSDNRICCIFKKNINTTCSSNTPSHPLDKGCEALFPNHALRVAGWILGLSALIGNAAVVLTRVQGKTMRTSPVQNSLLISLATADGLMGMYMLIITSADTFYGRSFFLSASRWRKSGLCNLAGFLGFVSCEASVFTLCLITADRLMNITNPIRGYKIKTRACHQVIIVVWFCTILTGITISILQSAVKGFYGLSNVCLGLPLHTEPGKVTVFSEPVEDASGAIKDINTNFHPEPDQPVWWFSILTFIFLNLLAFIFITVSYAVMFINIKRSSRTTRNTAPSQRELQIARRMAVIIVTDFCCWMPVIMMGILTQTGAIRLQPSVYAWTVIFIIPINSSLNPFIYTYMFYFVKPSHYFGSSGSYNPGALSVRNDRIERGLRRGRMRELDRLK; from the exons ATGTGCTT GGGCACTAATGGGGAAAGCGCTAAAGATACATGGTTCAAACGAATTGAGTACCT ACGTTTATTCATGTACCAGGTCAACATTATCCACGGAGGGGCCTTTTCTGCTTTATCCAACCTGACATTTTT ggaTATATCAAACAATAATATTACTACTCTAAGGGAAAATGCCTTCTCGGGATTGACCAAGCTGTATAAGTT aaatattatcaataatttaatcAAGCACATTGAGAGAGGCGCCTTCGCTGGACTTTCATCGTTACATGAACT TGAGTTGCAGACTAACTTTATTACAGACATCAATCGTGAGAACCTAGCGGGGCTTGGCAATCTGACTTGGCT gTACCTTCAGAACAACCACCTCACAAACATCAACGAAAGGGCCTTTTCGGAGTTGACCGAGTTGCGAGTTTT gTATTTGTCAAACAATTCCATCCGGAGCATAAGGGATAGTGCATTTTCTGAACTCCATCAGCTCCTTTATTT GGACATAAGCTACAATCAGATTGCAAGGATATATCATCATTCATTCCATGGTCTTGCCAATCTTAAATATCT TCTTCTTTTAGGTAGTGTCCCCGATGAGCTTCATAAAAATGCATTCGATGTCTTGACATCCCTGGTTGTTGT aATTACTTCAGACAATCGAATTTGCTGCATCTTCAAGAAAAACATCAACACGACATGCAGCAGCAATACTCCATCACACCCTCTGGACAAAGGCTGCGAAGCTCTGTTTCCCAATCATGCACTCCGAGTAGCCGGCTGGATCCTCGGACTGTCGGCTCTCATCGGAAACGCCGCAGTAGTCCTGACCCGCGTTCAGGGGAAGACAATGCGAACCTCTCCGGTTCAGAATAGTTTGCTGATCAGCCTCGCGACTGCGGATGGGCTCATGGGGATGTACATGCTTATCATTACGTCAGCAGATACATTCTATGGACGTAGCTTCTTCTTAAGCGCATCCCGCTGGCGGAAATCTGGTCTCTGCAATCTGGCGGGATTCCTCGGTTTTGTGTCCTGTGAAGCTTCTGTCTTCACCCTATGCCTCATCACCGCGGACCGACTGATGAATATAACGAACCCCATCAGGGGGTATAAGATAAAGACCAGAGCCTGTCATCAGGTGATCATCGTCGTTTGGTTCTGCACGATCCTGACCGGAATCACCATTTCAATATTGCAGTCTGCAGTGAAGGGATTCTACGGATTATCAAACGTTTGTCTTGGGTTGCCGCTGCACACCGAACCAGGAAAAGTGACTGTTTTCTCTGAACCTGTAGAGGACGCATCTGGAGCTATCAAAGATATCAACACCAATTTTCATCCCGAACCAGACCAACCAGTTTGGTGGTTTTCAATCTTAacattcatttttcttaatCTACTCGCATTCATCTTCATAACTGTCAGCTACGCCGTTATGTTTATTAACATAAAGCGCAGTTCCCGCACAACTCGAAACACCGCGCCCAGTCAACGAGAACTGCAAATAGCGCGACGGATGGCGGTTATCATAGTCACAGACTTTTGTTGCTGGATGCCAGTTATTATGATGGGTATCCTAACACAAACCGGTGCTATCCGCCTCCAGCCATCGGTCTATGCCTGGACTGTCATCTTTATTATACCTATTAACTCCAGCCTGAACccttttatttatacatatatgtttTACTTCGTTAAACCCAGTCACTATTTCGGATCATCGGGTTCATACAATCCTGGCGCCCTCAGCGTCCGGAATGACAGGATTGAAAGAGGACTGAGACGAGGGAGGATGAGGGAACTTGATAGATTAAAATAG
- the LOC135155144 gene encoding G-protein coupled receptor GRL101-like isoform X1, which translates to MPLAFIEGHANEEDVYCQPAICPETSLESRNVSLCKRVTQDCPLNLNPFLEANCSNSHLDNTHLMCLGTNGESAKDTWFKRIEYLRLFMYQVNIIHGGAFSALSNLTFLDISNNNITTLRENAFSGLTKLYKLNIINNLIKHIERGAFAGLSSLHELELQTNFITDINRENLAGLGNLTWLYLQNNHLTNINERAFSELTELRVLYLSNNSIRSIRDSAFSELHQLLYLDISYNQIARIYHHSFHGLANLKYLLLLGSVPDELHKNAFDVLTSLVVVITSDNRICCIFKKNINTTCSSNTPSHPLDKGCEALFPNHALRVAGWILGLSALIGNAAVVLTRVQGKTMRTSPVQNSLLISLATADGLMGMYMLIITSADTFYGRSFFLSASRWRKSGLCNLAGFLGFVSCEASVFTLCLITADRLMNITNPIRGYKIKTRACHQVIIVVWFCTILTGITISILQSAVKGFYGLSNVCLGLPLHTEPGKVTVFSEPVEDASGAIKDINTNFHPEPDQPVWWFSILTFIFLNLLAFIFITVSYAVMFINIKRSSRTTRNTAPSQRELQIARRMAVIIVTDFCCWMPVIMMGILTQTGAIRLQPSVYAWTVIFIIPINSSLNPFIYTYMFYFVKPSHYFGSSGSYNPGALSVRNDRIERGLRRGRMRELDRLK; encoded by the exons ACCCATTCCTAGAAGCAAACTGCAGTAACTCACATCTCGATAATACACATTTGATGTGCTT GGGCACTAATGGGGAAAGCGCTAAAGATACATGGTTCAAACGAATTGAGTACCT ACGTTTATTCATGTACCAGGTCAACATTATCCACGGAGGGGCCTTTTCTGCTTTATCCAACCTGACATTTTT ggaTATATCAAACAATAATATTACTACTCTAAGGGAAAATGCCTTCTCGGGATTGACCAAGCTGTATAAGTT aaatattatcaataatttaatcAAGCACATTGAGAGAGGCGCCTTCGCTGGACTTTCATCGTTACATGAACT TGAGTTGCAGACTAACTTTATTACAGACATCAATCGTGAGAACCTAGCGGGGCTTGGCAATCTGACTTGGCT gTACCTTCAGAACAACCACCTCACAAACATCAACGAAAGGGCCTTTTCGGAGTTGACCGAGTTGCGAGTTTT gTATTTGTCAAACAATTCCATCCGGAGCATAAGGGATAGTGCATTTTCTGAACTCCATCAGCTCCTTTATTT GGACATAAGCTACAATCAGATTGCAAGGATATATCATCATTCATTCCATGGTCTTGCCAATCTTAAATATCT TCTTCTTTTAGGTAGTGTCCCCGATGAGCTTCATAAAAATGCATTCGATGTCTTGACATCCCTGGTTGTTGT aATTACTTCAGACAATCGAATTTGCTGCATCTTCAAGAAAAACATCAACACGACATGCAGCAGCAATACTCCATCACACCCTCTGGACAAAGGCTGCGAAGCTCTGTTTCCCAATCATGCACTCCGAGTAGCCGGCTGGATCCTCGGACTGTCGGCTCTCATCGGAAACGCCGCAGTAGTCCTGACCCGCGTTCAGGGGAAGACAATGCGAACCTCTCCGGTTCAGAATAGTTTGCTGATCAGCCTCGCGACTGCGGATGGGCTCATGGGGATGTACATGCTTATCATTACGTCAGCAGATACATTCTATGGACGTAGCTTCTTCTTAAGCGCATCCCGCTGGCGGAAATCTGGTCTCTGCAATCTGGCGGGATTCCTCGGTTTTGTGTCCTGTGAAGCTTCTGTCTTCACCCTATGCCTCATCACCGCGGACCGACTGATGAATATAACGAACCCCATCAGGGGGTATAAGATAAAGACCAGAGCCTGTCATCAGGTGATCATCGTCGTTTGGTTCTGCACGATCCTGACCGGAATCACCATTTCAATATTGCAGTCTGCAGTGAAGGGATTCTACGGATTATCAAACGTTTGTCTTGGGTTGCCGCTGCACACCGAACCAGGAAAAGTGACTGTTTTCTCTGAACCTGTAGAGGACGCATCTGGAGCTATCAAAGATATCAACACCAATTTTCATCCCGAACCAGACCAACCAGTTTGGTGGTTTTCAATCTTAacattcatttttcttaatCTACTCGCATTCATCTTCATAACTGTCAGCTACGCCGTTATGTTTATTAACATAAAGCGCAGTTCCCGCACAACTCGAAACACCGCGCCCAGTCAACGAGAACTGCAAATAGCGCGACGGATGGCGGTTATCATAGTCACAGACTTTTGTTGCTGGATGCCAGTTATTATGATGGGTATCCTAACACAAACCGGTGCTATCCGCCTCCAGCCATCGGTCTATGCCTGGACTGTCATCTTTATTATACCTATTAACTCCAGCCTGAACccttttatttatacatatatgtttTACTTCGTTAAACCCAGTCACTATTTCGGATCATCGGGTTCATACAATCCTGGCGCCCTCAGCGTCCGGAATGACAGGATTGAAAGAGGACTGAGACGAGGGAGGATGAGGGAACTTGATAGATTAAAATAG
- the LOC135155144 gene encoding G-protein coupled receptor GRL101-like isoform X2 produces MPLAFIEGHANEEDVYCQPAICPETSLESRNVSLCKRVTQDCPLNLNPFLEANCSNSHLDNTHLMCLGTNGESAKDTWFKRIEYLRLFMYQVNIIHGGAFSALSNLTFLNIINNLIKHIERGAFAGLSSLHELELQTNFITDINRENLAGLGNLTWLYLQNNHLTNINERAFSELTELRVLYLSNNSIRSIRDSAFSELHQLLYLDISYNQIARIYHHSFHGLANLKYLLLLGSVPDELHKNAFDVLTSLVVVITSDNRICCIFKKNINTTCSSNTPSHPLDKGCEALFPNHALRVAGWILGLSALIGNAAVVLTRVQGKTMRTSPVQNSLLISLATADGLMGMYMLIITSADTFYGRSFFLSASRWRKSGLCNLAGFLGFVSCEASVFTLCLITADRLMNITNPIRGYKIKTRACHQVIIVVWFCTILTGITISILQSAVKGFYGLSNVCLGLPLHTEPGKVTVFSEPVEDASGAIKDINTNFHPEPDQPVWWFSILTFIFLNLLAFIFITVSYAVMFINIKRSSRTTRNTAPSQRELQIARRMAVIIVTDFCCWMPVIMMGILTQTGAIRLQPSVYAWTVIFIIPINSSLNPFIYTYMFYFVKPSHYFGSSGSYNPGALSVRNDRIERGLRRGRMRELDRLK; encoded by the exons ACCCATTCCTAGAAGCAAACTGCAGTAACTCACATCTCGATAATACACATTTGATGTGCTT GGGCACTAATGGGGAAAGCGCTAAAGATACATGGTTCAAACGAATTGAGTACCT ACGTTTATTCATGTACCAGGTCAACATTATCCACGGAGGGGCCTTTTCTGCTTTATCCAACCTGACATTTTT aaatattatcaataatttaatcAAGCACATTGAGAGAGGCGCCTTCGCTGGACTTTCATCGTTACATGAACT TGAGTTGCAGACTAACTTTATTACAGACATCAATCGTGAGAACCTAGCGGGGCTTGGCAATCTGACTTGGCT gTACCTTCAGAACAACCACCTCACAAACATCAACGAAAGGGCCTTTTCGGAGTTGACCGAGTTGCGAGTTTT gTATTTGTCAAACAATTCCATCCGGAGCATAAGGGATAGTGCATTTTCTGAACTCCATCAGCTCCTTTATTT GGACATAAGCTACAATCAGATTGCAAGGATATATCATCATTCATTCCATGGTCTTGCCAATCTTAAATATCT TCTTCTTTTAGGTAGTGTCCCCGATGAGCTTCATAAAAATGCATTCGATGTCTTGACATCCCTGGTTGTTGT aATTACTTCAGACAATCGAATTTGCTGCATCTTCAAGAAAAACATCAACACGACATGCAGCAGCAATACTCCATCACACCCTCTGGACAAAGGCTGCGAAGCTCTGTTTCCCAATCATGCACTCCGAGTAGCCGGCTGGATCCTCGGACTGTCGGCTCTCATCGGAAACGCCGCAGTAGTCCTGACCCGCGTTCAGGGGAAGACAATGCGAACCTCTCCGGTTCAGAATAGTTTGCTGATCAGCCTCGCGACTGCGGATGGGCTCATGGGGATGTACATGCTTATCATTACGTCAGCAGATACATTCTATGGACGTAGCTTCTTCTTAAGCGCATCCCGCTGGCGGAAATCTGGTCTCTGCAATCTGGCGGGATTCCTCGGTTTTGTGTCCTGTGAAGCTTCTGTCTTCACCCTATGCCTCATCACCGCGGACCGACTGATGAATATAACGAACCCCATCAGGGGGTATAAGATAAAGACCAGAGCCTGTCATCAGGTGATCATCGTCGTTTGGTTCTGCACGATCCTGACCGGAATCACCATTTCAATATTGCAGTCTGCAGTGAAGGGATTCTACGGATTATCAAACGTTTGTCTTGGGTTGCCGCTGCACACCGAACCAGGAAAAGTGACTGTTTTCTCTGAACCTGTAGAGGACGCATCTGGAGCTATCAAAGATATCAACACCAATTTTCATCCCGAACCAGACCAACCAGTTTGGTGGTTTTCAATCTTAacattcatttttcttaatCTACTCGCATTCATCTTCATAACTGTCAGCTACGCCGTTATGTTTATTAACATAAAGCGCAGTTCCCGCACAACTCGAAACACCGCGCCCAGTCAACGAGAACTGCAAATAGCGCGACGGATGGCGGTTATCATAGTCACAGACTTTTGTTGCTGGATGCCAGTTATTATGATGGGTATCCTAACACAAACCGGTGCTATCCGCCTCCAGCCATCGGTCTATGCCTGGACTGTCATCTTTATTATACCTATTAACTCCAGCCTGAACccttttatttatacatatatgtttTACTTCGTTAAACCCAGTCACTATTTCGGATCATCGGGTTCATACAATCCTGGCGCCCTCAGCGTCCGGAATGACAGGATTGAAAGAGGACTGAGACGAGGGAGGATGAGGGAACTTGATAGATTAAAATAG